In Streptomyces sp. NBC_00483, a single window of DNA contains:
- a CDS encoding transglycosylase family protein, producing MLFSGKNKHRRPSKAVRVATLGGVAAAAVAVPLMGATSASAATTSEWDQVAQCESGGNWSTNTGNGFYGGLQFSSSTWSAYGGDQYASSADQASKAQQIAVGEKVLASQGNGAWPNCGSGLSSTPNEGGADDSSSQQQDTQKQDTQSTQQQDTQQRADRSEQREQPKQEAPKQEAPKQEAAPKQDTVTTPTGNKVEKGDGEYKVKSGDTLSKIAEAHDTTWQQLFQKNKDIVKDANLIYPGQQLHLS from the coding sequence ATGCTGTTTTCCGGCAAGAACAAGCACCGCCGCCCGTCCAAGGCCGTCCGCGTCGCCACGCTCGGCGGTGTCGCCGCTGCCGCCGTCGCCGTGCCGCTGATGGGTGCGACGTCCGCCTCCGCCGCGACCACGTCCGAGTGGGACCAGGTCGCGCAGTGCGAGTCCGGTGGCAACTGGTCCACGAACACCGGCAACGGTTTCTACGGCGGCCTCCAGTTCTCGTCCTCCACCTGGTCCGCCTACGGCGGCGACCAGTACGCCTCCTCCGCCGACCAGGCCTCCAAGGCCCAGCAGATAGCCGTCGGCGAGAAGGTCCTCGCCTCCCAGGGCAACGGTGCCTGGCCGAACTGCGGCTCGGGCCTGTCCTCCACCCCGAACGAGGGTGGCGCCGACGACTCGTCCTCGCAGCAGCAGGACACCCAGAAGCAGGACACCCAGAGCACGCAGCAGCAGGACACGCAGCAGCGTGCCGACCGCTCCGAGCAGCGCGAGCAGCCGAAGCAGGAGGCCCCGAAGCAGGAGGCCCCGAAGCAGGAGGCGGCTCCGAAGCAGGACACCGTCACCACCCCGACCGGCAACAAGGTCGAGAAGGGTGACGGCGAGTACAAGGTCAAGTCCGGTGACACCCTCAGCAAGATCGCCGAGGCGCACGACACGACCTGGCAGCAGCTGTTCCAGAAGAACAAGGACATCGTCAAGGACGCCAACCTGATCTACCCGGGTCAGCAGCTGCACCTCAGCTAA
- a CDS encoding transglycosylase family protein — MLSGNGRHRRPRQAPALVVAAGVAGSAIAIPLFAASGASAATTQAWDKLAECESGGQWSLDAGNGYYGGLQFTQERWEEYGGLDYAPRADQASRSQQISVAEKVLDDKGVSAWPMCSLTADLTKDDDSADVDPGVSASPQPSESSASSDTDADSKSDEGGDKSADEDADKAGSTDATDSSESSDPGDSTESADSGDKGHDEAEGSDASDKASADESGDTSGNKAEESSTSSSDKSHAPSDDAASETAPPSASPSGETQDSATSGRHRGDRADEGGSDSRTGEGRHASRDDKRDGDTYKVHAGDNLWDIAKAQDVHGGWDALYERNKETVGTDPDLILPGQSLDLGDGSDKK; from the coding sequence ATGCTCTCCGGGAACGGTCGTCACCGTCGCCCCCGTCAGGCCCCTGCTCTCGTCGTCGCCGCCGGGGTCGCCGGCAGCGCCATCGCGATCCCGCTGTTCGCCGCGAGCGGCGCGAGCGCCGCGACCACGCAGGCGTGGGACAAGCTCGCCGAGTGCGAGAGCGGTGGGCAGTGGAGCCTGGACGCCGGTAACGGCTACTACGGCGGACTCCAGTTCACGCAGGAGAGATGGGAGGAGTACGGGGGGCTCGACTACGCCCCGCGTGCCGACCAGGCCAGCCGCTCGCAGCAGATATCCGTTGCCGAGAAGGTTCTTGACGACAAGGGCGTGAGCGCCTGGCCGATGTGCTCGCTCACCGCCGACCTCACCAAGGACGACGACTCGGCGGACGTCGACCCGGGCGTGTCCGCGTCGCCGCAGCCGTCCGAGTCCTCCGCTTCGTCCGACACCGATGCCGACAGCAAGTCGGACGAGGGTGGCGACAAGAGCGCCGACGAGGACGCCGACAAGGCGGGCTCCACGGACGCGACGGATTCGAGCGAATCGAGCGATCCGGGCGACTCGACCGAATCGGCGGATTCGGGAGACAAGGGTCACGACGAGGCGGAGGGCTCCGACGCGTCGGACAAGGCCTCGGCGGACGAGTCGGGCGATACCTCCGGTAACAAGGCCGAGGAGTCCTCGACCTCTTCAAGTGACAAGTCCCACGCGCCTTCTGACGACGCCGCCTCCGAGACGGCCCCGCCGTCCGCCTCGCCCTCCGGCGAGACGCAGGACAGCGCCACGTCGGGCCGCCACCGCGGCGACCGCGCCGACGAGGGCGGCTCCGACTCCCGTACGGGAGAGGGGCGTCACGCCTCGCGCGACGACAAGCGCGACGGCGACACGTACAAGGTGCACGCCGGCGACAACCTCTGGGACATCGCGAAGGCCCAGGACGTGCACGGCGGATGGGATGCGCTCTACGAGCGGAACAAGGAGACGGTCGGTACCGACCCAGACCTCATCCTTCCTGGTCAGAGCCTGGATCTTGGGGACGGATCGGACAAAAAGTAG
- a CDS encoding cytochrome P450 family protein, with product MTESPTPSSAPELFSWEFASNPYPAYAWLREHAPVHRTTLPSGVEAWLVTRYADARQALADQRLSKNADHHDERSPAKGKTGIPGERQAELTTHLLNIDPPDHTRLRRLVSKAFTPRRVAEFAPRVQQLTDDLIDAFAAKGEADLIHDFAFPLPIYAICDLLGVPREDQDDFREWAGMMIRHGGGPRGGVGRAVKRIRAYLVELIHRKRGDLTDDLISELIRASDHGEHLTENEVAAMCFVLLFAGFETTVNLIGNGTYALLTHPDQRERLQRSIAAGETGLLATGIEELLRFDGPVEMATWRFAREPLTIGGQEIGVGDPVLVVLAAADRDPARFTEPDTLDLSRRDNQHLGYGHGIHYCLGAPLARLEGQTALATLLTRLPDLRLAVEPTDLRWRGGLIMRGLRTLPVEFTPRQIPTGTDGSADGPSTL from the coding sequence GTGACCGAGAGCCCCACCCCCTCCAGCGCCCCCGAACTCTTCAGCTGGGAGTTCGCAAGCAACCCGTACCCCGCCTACGCCTGGCTGCGCGAGCACGCCCCCGTGCACCGCACCACGCTGCCGAGCGGCGTCGAGGCCTGGCTGGTCACCCGGTACGCGGACGCCCGCCAGGCGCTCGCCGACCAACGGCTCAGCAAGAACGCGGACCACCACGACGAGCGGAGCCCCGCCAAGGGCAAGACGGGCATCCCCGGCGAACGCCAGGCCGAGCTGACGACCCATCTCCTCAACATCGACCCGCCGGACCACACCCGCCTGCGCCGCCTCGTCTCGAAGGCGTTCACCCCACGCCGGGTCGCCGAATTCGCGCCGCGCGTCCAGCAGTTGACGGACGACCTCATCGACGCCTTCGCGGCCAAGGGCGAAGCCGACCTCATCCACGACTTCGCCTTCCCCCTCCCCATCTACGCCATCTGCGACCTGCTCGGCGTCCCCCGCGAGGACCAGGACGACTTCCGCGAGTGGGCAGGCATGATGATCCGCCACGGCGGTGGACCGCGCGGCGGGGTGGGACGCGCGGTGAAGCGGATCCGCGCGTACCTGGTGGAGCTGATCCACCGCAAGCGCGGCGACCTCACCGACGACCTGATCTCCGAGCTGATCCGCGCCTCCGACCACGGCGAACACCTCACGGAGAACGAGGTGGCGGCCATGTGTTTCGTGCTGCTCTTCGCCGGTTTTGAAACTACGGTCAACCTGATCGGCAATGGCACGTACGCCCTGCTCACACACCCCGACCAGCGTGAGCGCCTGCAGAGGTCGATCGCGGCGGGGGAGACGGGGCTGTTGGCGACCGGGATCGAGGAACTGCTGCGCTTCGACGGCCCGGTGGAGATGGCCACGTGGCGCTTCGCCAGGGAGCCGCTGACCATCGGCGGCCAGGAGATCGGCGTGGGCGACCCGGTCCTCGTCGTGCTCGCCGCCGCCGACCGCGACCCGGCGCGCTTCACAGAACCCGACACCCTCGACCTCTCCCGCCGCGACAACCAGCACCTCGGCTACGGACACGGCATCCACTACTGCCTCGGCGCCCCGCTCGCCCGCCTGGAGGGACAGACCGCCCTCGCCACCCTCCTGACCCGCCTCCCGGACCTGCGACTTGCGGTGGAACCTACCGATTTGCGGTGGCGCGGCGGCCTCATCATGCGCGGACTGCGCACGCTCCCGGTGGAGTTCACCCCGCGTCAGATCCCCACCGGAACCGACGGGTCAGCTGACGGACCGTCAACACTGTGA
- a CDS encoding nucleoside triphosphate pyrophosphohydrolase — MNEPEAHDHDTPADAGDIAGRVVLLTTSHRVAPGLLSWQAWQALRTADEVLCADSAHPQLPYVKDAGVQVTIASPTARELVDRCADGGRALVVLATAEGDRQLTDGLARLAGSGREQMPNLELLPGSYDLPGARLLDLVQVMDRIRRECPWSKQRTHEDLAKYAIEEAYELVEAIETDDREELREELGDVLLQVVFHARIAEEDADEPFSVDDVAGGIVDKLIHRHPHVFGDDTATTPEEVKEHWLRTKAEEKRRASVTDGVPVGQPGLALAAKLGSRVRTAGLDVPVPTGEGVGYELLALALHAEAEGVDPEAALRAAARAYRDAVRTTEGLTDQ; from the coding sequence GTGAACGAACCCGAGGCGCACGACCACGACACCCCCGCCGACGCAGGCGACATCGCCGGCCGCGTCGTCCTGCTCACCACCAGCCACCGGGTCGCCCCCGGGCTCCTCTCCTGGCAGGCGTGGCAGGCGCTGCGCACGGCCGACGAGGTGCTGTGCGCCGACTCCGCGCACCCGCAGCTGCCGTACGTGAAGGACGCGGGCGTCCAGGTGACGATCGCCTCGCCCACCGCCCGCGAGCTCGTCGACCGCTGCGCCGACGGCGGGCGGGCGCTCGTCGTCCTCGCCACCGCCGAGGGCGACCGGCAGCTCACGGACGGCCTGGCGCGCCTCGCGGGCTCGGGCCGCGAACAGATGCCGAACCTCGAACTGCTCCCCGGCTCCTACGACCTGCCGGGCGCCCGCCTCCTCGACCTCGTCCAGGTCATGGACCGCATCCGCCGCGAATGCCCCTGGTCGAAGCAGCGCACCCACGAGGACCTCGCCAAGTACGCGATCGAGGAGGCGTACGAGCTGGTCGAGGCCATCGAGACGGACGACCGGGAGGAACTGCGCGAGGAGCTCGGCGACGTACTCCTCCAGGTCGTCTTCCACGCGCGCATCGCCGAGGAGGACGCCGACGAGCCGTTCTCGGTGGACGACGTGGCGGGCGGCATCGTCGACAAGCTCATCCACCGCCACCCGCACGTCTTCGGCGACGACACCGCCACGACCCCCGAAGAGGTCAAGGAGCACTGGCTGCGCACCAAGGCGGAGGAGAAGCGCCGCGCCTCGGTCACGGACGGCGTCCCGGTGGGCCAGCCGGGCCTCGCCCTCGCCGCCAAGCTCGGCTCGCGGGTGCGCACGGCGGGCCTGGACGTCCCGGTCCCCACGGGCGAGGGCGTCGGCTACGAACTCCTGGCCCTCGCCCTGCACGCCGAGGCGGAGGGCGTGGACCCGGAGGCGGCGCTCAGAGCCGCCGCCCGCGCCTACCGTGATGCGGTGCGGACCACCGAGGGGCTCACCGACCAGTAG
- a CDS encoding SurA N-terminal domain-containing protein, with protein MHRRNSRRTALVLSAAAIAAVPALTACGSEAHPGAAAVVGGQRITVSQLESRVNEVRDAQQTATKDSAQYEQAIAKTGGLTRNTLHTMVLDRVLHRAATDAGISVTRKEMQSMRSGLEQQAGGAKALEVAWLQQYNIPPNRLTESLRTEIEAQKLSTALGADMQTPQGKAVFWKALSSASKELNVDLNPRYGTWDVTKNSRVDAKTPWLKQITKEAPAQQQTT; from the coding sequence TTGCACCGCCGCAACAGCCGCCGGACCGCGCTCGTCCTGTCCGCCGCCGCCATCGCCGCAGTACCCGCCCTGACCGCCTGTGGCAGCGAAGCGCACCCCGGTGCCGCGGCCGTCGTCGGCGGCCAGCGGATCACCGTCTCGCAACTGGAGAGCCGGGTGAACGAGGTGCGGGACGCGCAGCAGACCGCCACCAAGGACTCCGCGCAGTACGAACAGGCCATCGCCAAGACCGGCGGCCTCACCCGCAACACGCTGCACACGATGGTCCTCGACCGCGTTCTGCACCGCGCCGCCACCGACGCGGGCATCTCCGTCACCCGCAAGGAGATGCAGAGCATGCGGTCGGGCCTGGAGCAACAGGCGGGCGGCGCGAAGGCGTTGGAGGTCGCCTGGCTCCAGCAGTACAACATCCCGCCGAACCGGCTCACCGAGAGCCTGCGCACCGAGATCGAGGCGCAGAAGCTGTCGACCGCGCTCGGCGCGGACATGCAGACCCCCCAGGGCAAGGCCGTCTTCTGGAAGGCGCTCTCCAGCGCCTCCAAGGAGCTGAACGTCGACCTCAACCCCCGCTACGGGACCTGGGACGTCACCAAGAACAGCCGGGTCGACGCGAAGACGCCGTGGCTGAAGCAGATCACCAAGGAAGCCCCGGCCCAGCAGCAGACGACGTAG
- a CDS encoding glycoside hydrolase domain-containing protein, whose translation MPTSVRHRRSRTRRRLAIGAVGAAVLAGGITVQQSLASTTSWPAAKYYTGRAFDACTAPSTSAMKAWHTGFYGAAAVYVGGKNRGCTQANLTASWVKTVNSQGWKLIPLYVGAQPSCASGTNPERMTSTTAASLGATDGADAVAKASALGMKAGSALYLDMEAYDTTNSSCNTAVLTYIRNWQKAVHGKYYRTGMYGFSSSSAKAVATTTDRTNLPGNLWYAKWDKVNTATTDWPFASTLWTGRHRGHQYLVNSKESRGGYAITVDRDAWDAPVAVVG comes from the coding sequence ATGCCCACATCGGTCCGGCACCGGCGCTCCCGCACCCGCCGCCGCCTCGCCATCGGCGCGGTCGGCGCCGCCGTCCTCGCGGGCGGGATCACGGTCCAGCAGTCCCTCGCCTCCACGACCTCCTGGCCCGCGGCGAAGTACTACACCGGCCGCGCCTTCGACGCCTGCACGGCGCCCTCCACCTCAGCCATGAAGGCCTGGCACACCGGCTTCTACGGCGCGGCGGCCGTCTACGTGGGCGGCAAGAACCGCGGCTGCACCCAGGCCAACCTCACCGCTTCCTGGGTCAAGACCGTCAACTCCCAGGGCTGGAAGCTGATTCCGCTCTATGTGGGCGCGCAACCGTCCTGCGCGAGCGGCACCAACCCGGAGAGGATGACCTCCACGACCGCCGCCTCCCTCGGTGCCACCGACGGCGCCGACGCCGTCGCCAAGGCGTCCGCGCTCGGCATGAAGGCGGGCAGTGCGCTCTACCTCGACATGGAGGCGTACGACACCACGAACTCCTCCTGCAACACGGCCGTTCTCACGTACATCCGCAACTGGCAGAAGGCGGTCCACGGGAAGTACTACCGGACCGGCATGTACGGGTTCTCCAGCTCCAGCGCCAAGGCCGTCGCCACGACGACCGACCGCACGAACCTGCCGGGCAACCTCTGGTACGCAAAGTGGGACAAGGTGAACACGGCCACCACGGACTGGCCGTTCGCCTCCACCCTGTGGACCGGCCGCCACCGGGGCCACCAGTACCTGGTCAACAGCAAGGAGTCGCGCGGCGGTTACGCGATCACCGTCGACCGCGACGCGTGGGACGCGCCGGTGGCCGTGGTCGGCTGA
- a CDS encoding serine/threonine-protein kinase, whose product MTGHPQAGGRVVAGRYELSTLIGQGGMGQVWTAYDQRLDRRVAVKLVRPDRVAGAEADELRRRFLRECRVTAQVDHPGLVTVHDAGSDGDELYLVMQYIDGADLADHLAEHSPFPWPWAVAVAAQLCAVLSAVHAVPIVHRDLKPRNVMVKQDGTLTVLDLGVASVLDTDTTRLTHTGSPIGTPAYMAPEQAMGGAVGPHTDLYALGVLLYELLSGDVPFAGTTALGILHRHLYEAPVPVRQLRPEVPQPLEHLVLRLLAKDPQDRPASAQQTYEELLPLLPARGVPTGRPLDPTRPFLRPHAPWPDRAVTPAPQPPGTDLQGDRPDVARAVDEVKVLLGEGRITQAVDILGAILPAAAVQHGEHSPVVRTLRKQYAATLMDDGQYRRALPELRRLADERAAEAGHADPQSLQFRYEAAQCLEALGEPAAALAEYRSLLPYYENQYATTDLRLALEVRRRIGQLLLSVGDRRAAHETLTRLLHDAERLHGPGHPFPAEVRRTLQWLGQVRG is encoded by the coding sequence GTGACCGGGCACCCCCAGGCCGGCGGCCGCGTCGTCGCCGGCCGCTACGAACTGTCCACGCTCATCGGCCAGGGCGGCATGGGCCAGGTCTGGACGGCGTACGACCAGCGCCTCGACCGCCGCGTCGCCGTGAAGCTCGTACGCCCCGACCGGGTCGCGGGCGCCGAGGCCGACGAGCTGCGCCGCCGCTTCCTGCGCGAATGCCGGGTCACGGCACAGGTCGACCACCCCGGCCTCGTCACCGTGCACGACGCGGGCAGCGACGGCGACGAGCTGTACCTCGTCATGCAGTACATCGACGGCGCCGACCTCGCCGACCACCTCGCCGAGCACAGCCCCTTCCCCTGGCCCTGGGCGGTCGCGGTCGCCGCGCAACTGTGCGCCGTGCTCTCCGCCGTGCACGCGGTGCCGATCGTGCACCGCGACCTCAAGCCACGGAACGTCATGGTCAAGCAGGACGGCACACTCACCGTCCTCGACCTCGGCGTCGCCTCCGTCCTCGACACCGACACCACCCGCCTCACCCACACCGGATCGCCCATCGGCACGCCCGCCTACATGGCGCCCGAACAGGCGATGGGCGGCGCCGTCGGCCCGCACACCGACCTGTACGCGCTCGGCGTGCTGCTGTACGAACTCCTCAGCGGCGACGTCCCGTTCGCGGGCACCACCGCCCTCGGCATCCTCCACCGCCACCTCTACGAGGCCCCCGTCCCGGTCCGCCAACTGCGCCCCGAAGTACCGCAGCCACTCGAACACCTGGTGCTGCGCCTGCTCGCCAAGGACCCCCAGGACCGCCCGGCCTCCGCCCAGCAGACGTACGAGGAACTGCTCCCGCTGCTGCCCGCGCGCGGCGTGCCCACCGGCCGCCCGCTCGACCCCACCCGCCCCTTCCTGCGCCCGCACGCCCCCTGGCCCGACCGCGCCGTCACCCCGGCCCCACAGCCCCCGGGAACCGACCTCCAGGGCGACCGCCCCGACGTGGCACGCGCCGTCGACGAAGTGAAGGTGCTGCTCGGCGAGGGCCGCATCACGCAGGCCGTCGACATCCTCGGCGCGATCCTGCCCGCCGCGGCCGTCCAGCACGGCGAGCACTCACCCGTCGTCCGCACCCTGCGCAAGCAGTACGCGGCCACCCTCATGGACGACGGCCAGTACCGGCGCGCCCTGCCCGAACTGCGCCGACTCGCCGACGAACGCGCCGCGGAGGCGGGCCACGCCGACCCGCAGTCCCTCCAGTTCCGCTACGAGGCGGCCCAGTGCCTGGAAGCCCTCGGTGAACCCGCCGCGGCGCTCGCCGAGTACCGCTCCCTGCTCCCGTACTACGAGAACCAGTACGCGACCACGGACCTCAGGCTCGCCCTCGAAGTACGGCGCCGCATCGGCCAGTTGCTGCTCTCCGTGGGCGACCGGCGTGCGGCCCACGAGACGCTGACCCGGCTGCTGCACGACGCCGAACGGCTGCACGGCCCCGGCCACCCGTTCCCCGCGGAGGTGCGGCGCACGCTGCAATGGCTGGGACAAGTGCGCGGCTGA